A DNA window from Pseudomonas sp. GD03919 contains the following coding sequences:
- a CDS encoding chaperone NapD, whose amino-acid sequence MAASMHISSLLVHVRPEWLAAVKANLRQLEGLELHQESPQGKLVVVLETENERHILARLEQINALPGVLNAALVYHELLDTEGDSE is encoded by the coding sequence ATGGCCGCCTCTATGCATATTTCCAGTCTGCTGGTGCACGTACGGCCCGAGTGGCTGGCTGCGGTGAAAGCCAACCTGCGCCAGCTGGAAGGCCTCGAACTGCATCAGGAAAGCCCGCAAGGCAAGCTGGTGGTGGTGCTGGAAACCGAAAACGAGCGCCACATCCTCGCCCGCCTCGAACAGATCAACGCGTTGCCAGGCGTGCTCAATGCCGCTCTGGTTTACCACGAACTCCTCGACACAGAAGGAGACTCAGAATGA
- a CDS encoding ATP-binding protein: protein MSRARAVLRKLRMRFASLRLRLMLASAALAMLFMLLLMPVLQGVFLMALEQTIEKRLASDAAALISAARIDDGQLHMPDKMPDEEFDNLDSHLLGFIFDRDGQMLWRSRSSIDELVRYLPRYDGRGHEFVRIHDESGQEYFVYDIEVDLLRGDQTALSIVTMQPTSEYQGLFNGFAWQLRLWLGIALLVLLGLLWFGLTWGFRSLRGLSDELDGVEAGTRQRLSDEHPRELLRLTNSLNRLLDSERRQRERYRDSLEDLAHSLKTPLSVLQGIGESLAVQPDNREQAQLMQAQIERMSQQIGYQLQRASLRRSGLVRHREQVWPLLDGLCRSLDKVYRDKRVEATLDVPAHSQITMERGALMELLGNLLENAYRLCLQQVRVRLQPLTDGCLLTIEDDGPGVPPHQRERVLQRGERLDAQNPGQGIGLAVVEDIVDSYDGELSLEDSELGGACFRVRLYD from the coding sequence GTGAGTCGAGCGCGCGCCGTTCTACGCAAGCTGCGTATGCGTTTCGCCTCCCTGCGGCTGCGTTTGATGCTGGCCAGCGCCGCGCTGGCGATGCTGTTCATGCTGCTGTTGATGCCGGTGCTGCAGGGCGTGTTTCTCATGGCCCTGGAGCAGACCATCGAAAAGCGCCTGGCCTCCGACGCGGCAGCGCTGATATCCGCCGCGCGTATCGACGACGGCCAGTTGCACATGCCGGACAAGATGCCGGACGAAGAATTCGACAACCTCGACTCGCACCTGCTGGGCTTCATCTTCGACCGTGACGGCCAGATGCTCTGGCGCTCGCGCTCATCCATCGACGAACTGGTGCGCTACCTGCCGCGTTATGACGGTCGCGGCCACGAGTTTGTGCGCATCCATGACGAAAGCGGCCAGGAATATTTCGTCTATGACATCGAAGTAGACCTGCTGCGCGGCGATCAAACCGCGCTGAGCATCGTCACCATGCAGCCGACTAGCGAATACCAGGGGCTGTTCAACGGTTTCGCCTGGCAACTGCGCCTGTGGCTGGGCATCGCCCTGCTGGTGCTGCTGGGCCTGCTCTGGTTCGGCCTGACTTGGGGCTTTCGCAGCCTGCGTGGCCTTAGCGACGAGCTCGACGGTGTGGAAGCCGGCACCCGCCAGCGCCTGAGTGACGAACACCCGCGCGAACTGCTGCGCCTGACCAACTCCCTCAACCGCCTGCTCGACAGCGAACGGCGTCAGCGCGAGCGCTACCGCGACTCCCTGGAAGACCTCGCCCACAGCCTGAAAACCCCGCTCAGCGTGCTGCAGGGCATTGGTGAAAGCCTGGCTGTGCAGCCGGACAATCGCGAGCAGGCGCAGCTGATGCAGGCGCAGATCGAACGCATGAGCCAGCAGATAGGCTATCAACTGCAACGCGCCAGCCTGCGCCGCAGCGGCCTGGTGCGCCACCGTGAACAGGTCTGGCCGCTGCTCGATGGCCTGTGCCGCTCGCTGGACAAGGTCTACCGCGACAAGCGCGTCGAAGCGACCCTGGACGTGCCCGCGCACAGCCAGATCACCATGGAACGTGGCGCGCTGATGGAACTGCTTGGCAACCTGCTGGAAAACGCCTACCGCCTGTGCCTGCAACAGGTGCGCGTGAGGCTGCAACCCCTGACCGACGGCTGCCTGCTGACCATCGAAGACGATGGCCCCGGCGTGCCCCCGCACCAGCGTGAGCGGGTACTGCAGCGCGGTGAACGACTGGATGCACAGAATCCGGGGCAGGGCATCGGCCTGGCGGTGGTGGAAGATATCGTCGACAGCTACGACGGCGAGCTGAGCCTGGAAGATTCGGAACTGGGCGGCGCCTGTTTCAGGGTGCGGTTGTACGACTGA
- a CDS encoding CopG family ribbon-helix-helix protein gives MSVTTVRLQPELEENLGAMAEKLQRSKSWLINQALREFFERQELEQNRWQETLQAMESVAQGRVVSGEAVTAWLQSWGTDNELSPPKAGQ, from the coding sequence ATGAGCGTCACAACCGTCCGGCTTCAACCGGAGCTCGAAGAAAATCTTGGCGCGATGGCCGAGAAGCTTCAGAGAAGTAAAAGTTGGCTTATTAATCAAGCACTTAGAGAGTTCTTTGAGCGCCAGGAGCTAGAGCAGAACCGCTGGCAAGAAACACTGCAAGCGATGGAGTCAGTGGCGCAGGGCCGAGTTGTATCCGGCGAAGCTGTGACTGCCTGGCTGCAAAGCTGGGGCACCGACAATGAGCTATCACCACCGAAGGCTGGCCAGTGA
- a CDS encoding MFS transporter — MSVTHLSRGSAGYRRATLALFCAGFATFAMLYCVQPLLPLLAAHFRVSAASSSLALSLTTLSLALCLLVSGALAESWGRKPVMVAALGLAALLGIACALVEQWSSLLILRALLGLALSGLPALAMAYVGEEFDPEALPAAMGLYIGGTALGGLLGRLLAGLLSDLGGWPWALGGIAGLGLLALALFLWLLPPSRHFTAQPLSLRGLLRNFALHLSNPHLRVLFALAFLLMGGFVALFNYVGFRLAGEPFNLSATVIGLLFTVYLLGIFSAGWAGRLVPRFGARQVLNGGIGLMLLGVALCAAPWLSAAVVGLALFTLGFFAAHAVASGQVGIHAQGAKAQASALYLCAYYLGSSLVGYVGGYVWEHAGWLALLGVLASLFILASALVRRI; from the coding sequence ATGTCCGTGACTCATCTGAGCCGTGGCAGCGCCGGTTATCGGCGTGCCACCCTGGCGCTGTTCTGCGCCGGTTTCGCCACCTTCGCCATGCTTTACTGCGTGCAACCCCTGCTGCCGTTGTTGGCCGCGCACTTTCGCGTGTCTGCGGCCAGCAGCAGCCTGGCGCTTTCGCTGACCACCCTGAGCCTGGCCCTGTGCCTGCTGGTATCCGGTGCACTGGCCGAGAGCTGGGGGCGCAAGCCGGTGATGGTCGCGGCGCTGGGCCTGGCCGCGCTACTGGGGATCGCCTGCGCGCTGGTGGAACAGTGGAGCAGCCTGCTGATTTTGCGTGCGCTGCTGGGGCTGGCGTTGAGCGGTTTGCCGGCGCTGGCCATGGCCTATGTCGGTGAGGAGTTCGACCCTGAAGCGCTACCGGCGGCGATGGGGCTGTATATCGGCGGTACGGCGCTGGGCGGTCTGCTCGGGCGCCTGCTGGCCGGCCTGCTCAGTGACCTGGGCGGTTGGCCCTGGGCCCTTGGCGGCATTGCCGGGCTCGGCCTGTTGGCGTTGGCGCTATTTCTCTGGTTGCTGCCGCCGTCGCGGCATTTCACCGCCCAGCCGTTGTCTTTGCGCGGCCTGTTGCGCAACTTCGCCCTGCACCTGAGCAACCCGCATCTGCGCGTGCTGTTCGCTCTGGCCTTCCTGCTCATGGGCGGCTTCGTTGCGCTGTTCAACTATGTCGGTTTCCGTCTGGCCGGAGAACCATTCAACCTGTCGGCGACGGTCATCGGCCTGTTGTTCACCGTATACCTGCTGGGCATCTTCAGTGCCGGTTGGGCCGGGCGCCTGGTGCCACGCTTTGGCGCGCGTCAGGTGCTCAATGGCGGCATCGGCCTGATGCTGCTGGGGGTAGCCCTGTGCGCTGCGCCGTGGTTGAGCGCTGCGGTGGTGGGGCTGGCGCTGTTCACCCTGGGTTTCTTCGCTGCTCATGCGGTAGCCAGCGGGCAGGTCGGTATTCATGCACAGGGGGCCAAGGCGCAGGCCTCGGCGCTGTACCTGTGTGCCTATTACCTCGGTTCCAGCCTGGTGGGCTATGTTGGTGGTTATGTCTGGGAGCACGCCGGCTGGCTGGCGTTACTCGGCGTTCTGGCTTCGTTATTTATCCTCGCCAGCGCTCTGGTACGGCGTATCTAG
- the napE gene encoding periplasmic nitrate reductase, NapE protein — MATPPERSAMKGKETRLFVFLVVCLFPILSVALVGGYGFIIWFMQMLLGPPGPPT, encoded by the coding sequence ATGGCTACCCCGCCCGAGCGCAGCGCCATGAAAGGCAAGGAAACTCGCCTGTTCGTCTTTCTCGTGGTCTGCCTGTTCCCCATCCTTTCGGTCGCGCTGGTCGGCGGCTACGGATTCATCATCTGGTTCATGCAGATGCTGCTGGGCCCACCTGGCCCACCCACCTGA
- a CDS encoding response regulator transcription factor: MKLLVVEDEALLRHHLFTRLSENGHVVDAVRTAEEALYRAESFNHDLALVDLGLPGMSGIDLIRELRSQDKNFPILILTARGNWQDKVEGLSCGADDYVVKPFQFEELEARLNALLRRSSGFTKSTIEAGSLVLYLNRKQATVDEQSLQLTAYEYRILEYLMLHHQQVVAKERLMEQLYPGDDERDPNVIEVLVGRLRRKLEAVLGGKPIETVRGQGYMFNERCK, from the coding sequence ATGAAATTGCTGGTGGTGGAGGATGAGGCGCTGCTGCGTCACCATCTGTTCACTCGCCTCAGCGAAAACGGGCATGTGGTGGATGCCGTGCGCACCGCCGAAGAAGCACTGTACCGAGCTGAGTCCTTCAATCATGACCTGGCCCTGGTCGACCTCGGTCTGCCTGGTATGAGCGGTATCGACCTGATCCGTGAGCTGCGCAGCCAGGACAAGAACTTTCCGATCCTGATACTCACCGCACGCGGTAACTGGCAGGACAAGGTCGAAGGGCTTTCCTGCGGTGCCGACGACTATGTGGTCAAACCGTTCCAGTTCGAGGAGCTGGAAGCACGTCTGAACGCGCTGCTGCGACGTTCTTCCGGGTTCACCAAGTCGACCATCGAAGCGGGCTCCCTGGTGCTGTACCTCAATCGCAAGCAGGCCACGGTGGATGAACAGTCGCTGCAGCTGACCGCCTACGAGTACCGCATCCTCGAGTACCTCATGCTGCACCATCAGCAGGTGGTGGCCAAGGAGCGCCTGATGGAACAGCTCTATCCGGGCGACGACGAGCGCGATCCCAACGTCATAGAAGTGCTGGTAGGTCGTCTGCGGCGCAAGCTGGAGGCAGTGCTGGGCGGCAAACCGATAGAAACCGTGCGTGGCCAGGGCTACATGTTCAACGAGCGCTGCAAGTGA
- a CDS encoding type II toxin-antitoxin system RelE/ParE family toxin → MADLVRLREFIAENDPLAAARIAAELLSRIENLGLYPEMGRAVELAPSPKAIRDAVFGKYRVRYSAHTETIVILRIWHHNEDRTQST, encoded by the coding sequence GTGGCAGACCTCGTTCGCCTGCGCGAATTCATAGCAGAGAACGATCCTCTTGCTGCTGCACGCATTGCAGCAGAGCTCCTTTCCCGCATCGAGAATCTTGGTCTATATCCAGAAATGGGTCGCGCTGTTGAGCTTGCTCCAAGCCCAAAAGCCATTCGAGACGCAGTTTTCGGAAAATATAGAGTCCGCTATTCAGCCCACACAGAAACTATCGTCATTCTTCGTATATGGCACCACAACGAAGACCGTACACAAAGCACCTAA